One stretch of Pelmatolapia mariae isolate MD_Pm_ZW linkage group LG3_W, Pm_UMD_F_2, whole genome shotgun sequence DNA includes these proteins:
- the LOC134624661 gene encoding histone H4-like has product MSGRGKGGKGGKGLGKGGAKRHRKVLRDNIQGITKPAIRRLARRGGVKRISGLIYEETRGVLKVFLENVIRDAVTYTEHAKRKTVTAMDVVYALKRQGRTLYGFGG; this is encoded by the exons ATGAGTGGAAGAGGCAAGGGTG gcaagggTGGCAAAGGACTCGGCAAAGGAGGCGCCAAGCGTCACCGTAAAGTTCTCCGTGATAACATCCAGGGCATCACCAAACCCGCCATCCGCCGTCTGGCTCGCCGTGGCGGAGTCAAGCGTATCTCCGGTCTGATCTATGAGGAGACCCGCGGTGTGCTGAAGGTGTTTCTGGAGAACGTCATCCGTGATGCCGTCACCTACACTGAGCACGCCAAGAGGAAGACTGTGACCGCCATGGATGTGGTGTACGCTCTGAAGAGGCAGGGCCGCACTCTGTACGGCTTTGGCGGTTAA